A window of the Pirellulales bacterium genome harbors these coding sequences:
- a CDS encoding electron transfer flavoprotein subunit beta/FixA family protein, whose product MKFIATVKRTPQRDTKMRLTGDGALVLDQVQYEVNPFDELAVEEALRLREKHPGEVVALTVGPAALSEQLQTALAMGADRAIRVDAADPLDALQTAHALAHAVRKEAPDLVLMGKLAIDAENGQVPLMLAELLDWPHASFASQIEVAADGKSAKVTCEVDGGLEIVSVDLPAVITTDLRLNEPRYASLPGILKAKKKPQDIIPLAEVADLPATGSRVAAYRALPARQKGEMVASAEELAQKLMAKGLI is encoded by the coding sequence ATGAAATTCATTGCCACGGTGAAGCGGACCCCGCAGCGCGACACGAAGATGCGATTGACCGGCGACGGCGCCTTGGTGCTCGACCAGGTGCAGTACGAGGTGAATCCGTTCGACGAGTTGGCGGTGGAAGAAGCGCTGCGGCTGCGCGAGAAGCACCCAGGGGAAGTGGTGGCGCTGACGGTGGGACCGGCCGCGCTGTCGGAACAATTGCAAACGGCGCTGGCCATGGGCGCCGACCGGGCGATTCGCGTGGACGCCGCCGACCCGCTGGACGCCTTGCAAACGGCCCATGCGCTCGCGCATGCCGTGCGCAAGGAGGCCCCCGATCTGGTGTTGATGGGCAAACTGGCGATCGACGCCGAAAACGGGCAGGTGCCGCTGATGCTGGCGGAGCTATTAGATTGGCCGCACGCCTCGTTCGCCTCGCAGATTGAGGTGGCGGCCGACGGCAAGAGCGCCAAGGTCACCTGCGAGGTGGATGGCGGTCTGGAGATTGTGTCGGTCGACCTGCCGGCGGTGATCACCACCGATCTGCGCTTGAACGAGCCGCGCTACGCCTCGCTGCCGGGCATCTTGAAGGCGAAGAAGAAGCCGCAAGACATCATCCCGCTGGCGGAAGTGGCCGACCTGCCGGCCACTGGCTCGCGCGTGGCGGCGTATCGCGCGTTGCCGGCGCGGCAGAAGGGGGAGATGGTGGCCTCGGCCGAAGAGCTGGCGCAGAAGTTGATGGCGAAGGGGCTGATCTAG
- a CDS encoding DUF1207 domain-containing protein translates to MSRCAASLLLLIVGLSPTRAAIAQTASLGEPVLIDAQYGSVGEQIAAPPQPAAAPAPEQYLDLNYSDRTFCAGDYPDNYAPAWTWQVVPTGLIYRNYLAGPREPRLSAIYNWQVSGGTNRFADFTLGGHAGLLRYGSADGPRPGGFQLDVEGAAFPRLDPRNEWDLRGADFRGGFPLTFGYGPWELKTGYYHISSHLGDEFLLKNPGYPRINYVRDEIALGVAYRVRPPLRLFAEADYAFHRDGGARPWIFQFGVDCSQLEPTGFRGSPFLAVHGYVRQEVNWGGSISAQAGWQWRGYGPGHLLRFGVNYFNGKTVQFSFLNDSEQLTGLGLWYDF, encoded by the coding sequence TTGAGTCGCTGCGCGGCCAGCTTATTGCTGCTGATTGTCGGTTTGTCGCCGACGCGCGCCGCGATTGCGCAAACGGCGTCGCTGGGCGAACCGGTGCTGATCGACGCGCAATACGGCTCGGTTGGCGAGCAGATCGCCGCGCCGCCGCAACCGGCCGCCGCGCCGGCGCCGGAGCAGTATCTGGATTTGAACTACTCGGACCGCACCTTTTGCGCGGGAGACTACCCAGACAATTACGCGCCGGCGTGGACCTGGCAGGTCGTGCCGACGGGGCTGATCTATCGCAACTATCTGGCCGGGCCGCGCGAGCCGCGCCTGTCGGCCATCTACAACTGGCAAGTGAGCGGCGGCACGAACCGCTTCGCCGATTTCACGCTGGGGGGGCACGCGGGGCTGTTGCGTTACGGCAGCGCCGATGGGCCGCGCCCCGGCGGATTTCAGCTTGATGTGGAGGGAGCGGCGTTTCCGCGACTGGACCCGCGCAACGAATGGGACCTGCGCGGGGCCGACTTTCGCGGCGGCTTTCCGTTGACCTTTGGTTACGGTCCATGGGAGCTGAAGACGGGCTACTATCACATCAGCTCGCACCTGGGGGACGAGTTTCTGCTCAAGAACCCGGGCTACCCGCGAATCAACTACGTGCGCGACGAGATCGCGCTGGGGGTGGCGTATCGCGTCCGCCCGCCGCTGCGGCTATTCGCCGAAGCGGACTACGCGTTTCACCGCGATGGGGGAGCGCGGCCGTGGATCTTTCAGTTTGGGGTGGATTGCAGCCAGTTGGAACCGACAGGTTTTCGCGGCTCGCCGTTCCTGGCGGTGCATGGCTATGTGCGGCAGGAAGTGAACTGGGGAGGGAGCATCTCCGCGCAAGCGGGCTGGCAGTGGCGGGGCTACGGCCCTGGGCACCTACTGCGGTTTGGGGTGAACTATTTCAACGGCAAGACGGTGCAATTCTCGTTTCTCAACGACTCCGAGCAGTTGACCGGCCTTGGGCTGTGGTACGACTTTTAG
- a CDS encoding DUF1588 domain-containing protein gives MVKLVPETLIRASPAPPPAHVRKRRECKDQPIPSESRSSGHTQNTTCPSCHRYNFGWQAVDRLGYRDTTGR, from the coding sequence GTGGTGAAGCTGGTTCCTGAAACCCTTATTCGTGCGAGTCCCGCCCCTCCGCCGGCGCACGTGCGGAAGCGCCGGGAATGTAAAGATCAGCCAATCCCGAGCGAGTCTCGATCCTCCGGTCACACTCAAAACACCACATGTCCCAGTTGCCATCGATATAATTTCGGTTGGCAGGCAGTGGACAGGCTTGGGTATAGAGATACCACCGGCCGTTAA
- a CDS encoding methyltransferase domain-containing protein, producing the protein MAVLLNDQRTFFREFRRNFRTTGAVLPSGRRLSAALTRFITPSGPPKRILEAGPGTGAVTRAILESLGSQDRLDLVEWNQAFVDRLRHRFHAHPLFRAAATRCRVLHNKVEELDTDHSYDVIVSGLPLNNFEPDDVDRILGAYERLLKPGGVISFFEYAAVRPAKALLSKPPERERLRDVSRLMRLWLTRHEIAREMVVANIPPAWVHHVRPFC; encoded by the coding sequence ATGGCTGTACTATTAAACGATCAACGGACGTTCTTCCGCGAGTTTCGGCGGAATTTTCGCACGACCGGGGCGGTGCTGCCCAGCGGTCGTCGGCTGTCGGCCGCGCTGACGCGGTTCATCACCCCCAGCGGTCCCCCCAAGCGCATCTTGGAGGCGGGGCCGGGCACCGGCGCCGTCACGCGGGCGATTTTGGAATCGCTGGGGTCGCAAGATCGGCTCGATCTGGTGGAGTGGAATCAGGCGTTTGTCGATCGTCTGCGGCATCGGTTTCACGCGCATCCGCTTTTTCGCGCCGCCGCCACGCGCTGCCGCGTGCTGCACAATAAGGTGGAAGAGCTAGACACCGATCACAGCTACGACGTGATTGTGTCGGGATTGCCGCTCAACAATTTTGAGCCGGACGACGTGGACCGCATCCTCGGCGCCTATGAGCGCCTGTTGAAACCGGGGGGGGTGATCTCGTTTTTTGAATACGCGGCGGTGCGGCCCGCCAAGGCGCTGTTGAGCAAGCCGCCAGAACGGGAGCGGCTGCGCGACGTCTCAAGATTGATGCGGCTATGGCTCACCCGGCACGAAATTGCCCGCGAGATGGTGGTGGCGAACATTCCGCCCGCCTGGGTGCATCACGTGCGTCCATTCTGCTAG
- a CDS encoding PDZ domain-containing protein, translating into MSKRWFWLAVVCCGLGAGLSAPAVDAEESAPPETADSEAEAPPTKLDAKERQEYYELLSVLVDTLDQVERNYVKKLSRRELIEAAVEGVLRKLDPYSNYIAPDDITRFRTSVENEFGGIGIQITSDQGVIKILSPVVGSPAYKAGLQAGDRIVGVEGKTTEGLNIEDVVKLLKGEIGAPVTIRVVGPNDAEPREVTVKRELVHLETVLGDDRQANDLWDFMLDDERKIGYIRLTAFSRDTADELKHALEELKKAGLRGLVLDLRFNPGGLLTSAIDVSDLFVTEGRIVSTEGRNTQPRAWEAHAEETFGGFPMAVLVNRYSASSSEIVAACLQDHHRAVVIGERTWGKGSVQNVVELEGGRSALKLTTASYKRPSGKNIHRFPDASEEDEWGVTPDEGYALKLGDQELRELVEHRRQKDIVRRRAQPKPALEVATATDATPPVADAPTDGAPETNAPVAVPAEVKPADSKPAENDAKPESAESKPTQDPPADKPAEPKPATEEAEKDFADRQLAKALEYVQGELAKKP; encoded by the coding sequence ATGTCGAAGCGATGGTTTTGGCTGGCTGTCGTGTGCTGCGGCCTGGGGGCCGGCTTGTCGGCGCCGGCGGTCGACGCGGAAGAGAGCGCCCCGCCCGAGACAGCCGACAGTGAAGCGGAGGCGCCGCCGACCAAGTTGGACGCCAAGGAGCGGCAAGAGTACTACGAACTGCTGTCGGTGCTGGTCGACACGCTGGATCAGGTGGAGCGCAACTACGTCAAGAAGTTGTCGCGGCGCGAATTGATCGAAGCGGCGGTTGAGGGGGTGCTGCGCAAGCTCGATCCGTATTCGAACTACATCGCGCCGGACGACATCACGCGGTTTCGGACCAGCGTGGAGAACGAGTTTGGCGGCATCGGCATTCAGATCACGAGCGATCAGGGGGTGATTAAGATCTTGAGCCCGGTGGTGGGGAGCCCCGCGTACAAGGCGGGGCTACAGGCGGGGGACCGGATTGTCGGCGTGGAAGGCAAAACGACCGAGGGGCTGAACATTGAAGACGTGGTGAAGTTGCTCAAGGGGGAGATTGGCGCGCCGGTGACGATTCGGGTGGTGGGCCCCAACGACGCCGAACCGCGCGAGGTGACGGTCAAGCGCGAGCTCGTTCATTTGGAAACGGTGCTGGGAGACGATCGCCAGGCGAACGACTTGTGGGACTTCATGCTGGATGACGAGCGGAAGATTGGCTACATCCGCTTGACGGCGTTCAGCCGCGACACGGCGGACGAGTTGAAACACGCCTTGGAAGAATTGAAGAAAGCGGGCCTGCGCGGCCTGGTGCTCGACCTGCGTTTCAACCCGGGTGGTCTGTTGACCTCGGCGATTGACGTGAGCGATTTGTTCGTGACCGAAGGGCGGATTGTCAGCACCGAGGGTCGCAACACGCAGCCGCGCGCCTGGGAGGCGCACGCGGAGGAGACGTTCGGCGGCTTTCCGATGGCGGTGCTGGTGAATCGATACAGCGCCAGTTCCAGCGAGATTGTGGCGGCGTGCCTGCAGGATCATCACCGGGCGGTGGTGATTGGGGAGCGCACCTGGGGCAAGGGAAGCGTGCAGAACGTAGTGGAGTTGGAGGGGGGCCGCAGCGCGCTCAAGTTGACCACGGCCAGTTACAAGCGGCCCAGCGGCAAGAACATTCATCGCTTTCCCGACGCCAGCGAGGAAGATGAATGGGGGGTGACGCCGGACGAGGGATACGCGCTCAAGCTCGGCGATCAAGAACTGCGCGAGTTGGTGGAACACCGCCGCCAGAAGGATATTGTGCGCCGCCGCGCGCAGCCGAAGCCGGCCCTAGAGGTGGCGACCGCCACCGATGCCACGCCACCGGTAGCCGATGCGCCAACGGACGGTGCGCCAGAAACCAATGCGCCGGTGGCCGTGCCCGCCGAAGTGAAGCCGGCAGATTCGAAGCCGGCTGAGAACGACGCCAAGCCGGAGTCGGCGGAGTCGAAGCCGACGCAAGATCCGCCAGCGGACAAGCCCGCGGAGCCAAAGCCGGCGACAGAGGAAGCGGAGAAAGACTTCGCCGATCGCCAACTGGCCAAGGCGCTGGAGTATGTGCAGGGCGAGTTGGCGAAGAAGCCATAG
- the tsaD gene encoding tRNA (adenosine(37)-N6)-threonylcarbamoyltransferase complex transferase subunit TsaD: MLLLTLETTCDETAAAIVNERLEVLGAVVASQNALHERFGGVVPEIASRAHLERMLPVIDEALCAAGVRLADLDAVAVANTPGLAGSLLVGLATAKTLCVALGKPLLAVNHIEAHLFACQIGRASSVFPSVGLVVSGGHTSLYRAHSALEFELLGATIDDAAGEAFDKVGSLLGLPYPGGPAIQEAARQGNAKAYLLPRTFLKDTERLDFSFSGLKTAVRYAIWPQGTLAERAPGAEEVADLAASFQEAVVDVLVGKCRQALAATGLGRLCVGGGVAANARLRERLAEAAARDGFELAIAPLELTTDNAVMGALAVERYRAGLFESLDLDVYPTLRIAR; this comes from the coding sequence ATGCTGCTACTGACACTGGAAACCACCTGCGACGAAACGGCCGCCGCGATTGTGAATGAGCGGCTGGAAGTTTTGGGCGCCGTGGTGGCGTCGCAAAACGCGCTGCACGAGCGATTTGGCGGCGTAGTGCCAGAGATCGCCTCGCGAGCGCATCTGGAGCGCATGTTGCCGGTGATCGACGAGGCGCTCTGCGCCGCGGGCGTGCGACTTGCGGACCTGGACGCGGTGGCGGTGGCCAACACACCGGGACTGGCCGGTTCGCTGCTGGTGGGACTGGCGACCGCCAAGACGCTGTGCGTGGCGCTGGGCAAACCGCTGTTGGCGGTGAATCACATTGAAGCGCATTTGTTCGCTTGTCAGATCGGGCGGGCGAGCAGCGTTTTTCCGAGCGTGGGCCTAGTGGTGAGCGGCGGTCACACCAGTCTGTATCGCGCGCACAGCGCGCTCGAGTTTGAACTGTTGGGGGCGACGATCGACGACGCGGCGGGCGAGGCGTTCGACAAGGTGGGGAGCTTGCTCGGCCTGCCATATCCGGGAGGGCCCGCGATTCAAGAAGCGGCACGGCAAGGCAACGCCAAGGCCTATCTCCTTCCGCGCACGTTTCTGAAGGACACGGAGCGGCTGGACTTCAGCTTTAGCGGACTGAAGACCGCGGTGCGTTACGCGATCTGGCCACAAGGGACGCTGGCCGAGCGCGCGCCAGGCGCGGAAGAGGTGGCCGATCTGGCCGCTAGTTTTCAGGAGGCGGTGGTCGATGTGCTGGTGGGCAAATGTCGACAGGCGCTCGCGGCGACTGGCCTAGGTCGGCTGTGCGTGGGGGGAGGTGTGGCCGCCAACGCGCGATTGCGCGAACGGCTGGCAGAAGCGGCGGCGCGGGACGGGTTTGAACTGGCCATCGCCCCGCTGGAACTGACCACCGACAACGCGGTGATGGGGGCGCTGGCGGTGGAGCGCTATCGGGCCGGGCTGTTCGAGTCGCTCGACTTGGATGTGTATCCCACCTTGCGGATCGCGCGCTAA
- a CDS encoding DUF1328 domain-containing protein: MLYWSVVFLIVALVAAVFGFTGVYAAAAGIAKVLFFVFLVLFVISLITGGMGRRPLS, from the coding sequence ATGCTTTACTGGTCGGTTGTCTTTTTGATCGTGGCGTTGGTCGCGGCGGTGTTTGGCTTTACAGGGGTTTACGCCGCAGCGGCGGGGATCGCCAAGGTTCTGTTCTTTGTATTTCTGGTGTTGTTCGTGATCAGCCTGATCACCGGCGGCATGGGACGACGCCCGTTGTCGTGA